The proteins below are encoded in one region of Mangifera indica cultivar Alphonso chromosome 7, CATAS_Mindica_2.1, whole genome shotgun sequence:
- the LOC123221765 gene encoding mogroside IE synthase-like — protein MEEERGKETHILTIPIPAQGHVNPMLQLSKRLASKRLKVTLVTTTSSPLTIRDLAETSSIKIETISDGFDALVTLENFDEYIECFRVVFPQSLAKLLEKLAYSGSPVKFIVYDSHIPWMLDVARGFGLDGAPFFTQPWAVNAIYYHFDHGKLQFPVKGSVVSLPSMPPLGIDDLPSFISEPGSYPSCLNSVLNQFSNIHEPKWILCNTFLELEDKVVNFMASKCPIKTIGPTIPSFYLDKRLQNDNDYGLSLFKPMTETCKTWLDSKEIHSVVYVSFGSLAALGEEQMEEIAWGLKKSNFFFLWVVREPEFAKLPRNFPEETFEKGLVVSWSPQLEVLAHKSVGCFLTHCGWNSTLEALSLGVPMVAMPQWTDQTTNAKFVEDVWQVGVRVRANEKRIVTREEIEICIKEVMEGERSNNIRRNTEKWKKLAKEAIDEGGSSDKNLEEFVTQLLSG, from the exons ATGGAGGAAGAAAGAGGTAAAGAAACTCATATCCTCACAATCCCTATCCCAGCTCAAGGTCACGTAAACCCGATGCTCCAATTATCCAAACGTTTAGCCTCAAAACGCCTCAAAGTAACCCTAGTCACCACCACTTCTTCTCCCCTCACCATTCGAGACTTAGCTGAAACCAGCTCCATCAAAATTGAGACCATTTCTGACGGCTTCGACGCTTTAGTTACACTCGAAAACTTCGATGAATACATTGAATGTTTCAGAGTAGTGTTCCCACAAAGCCTAGCGAAGCTCCTTGAAAAGCTTGCATATTCAGGCTCTCCCGTTAAGTTCATTGTTTATGACTCGCATATTCCATGGATGCTTGACGTTGCAAGAGGATTTGGCCTGGATGGAGCTCCATTTTTCACTCAGCCTTGGGCTGTAAATgcaatttattatcattttgatCATGGGAAATTGCAGTTTCCTGTGAAAGGATCAGTGGTTTCGTTGCCTTCGATGCCGCCGCTCGGGATTGATGATCTTCCATCGTTCATTTCTGAACCTGGCTCTTATCCATCTTGTCTTAACTCGGTCttgaatcaattttcaaatattcatgaGCCAAAATGGATCTTGTGTAACACTTTCCTTGAGTTGGAAGATAAG GTAGTGAACTTCATGGCAAGTAAATGTCCTATTAAGACAATTGGACCAACAATCCCATCATTTTACTTGGACAAGAGGTTGCAAAATGATAATGATTATGGCCTGAGCCTCTTCAAACCAATGACTGAAACTTGCAAGACATGGCTAGACTCAAAGGAAATCCACTCCGTTGTTTATGTATCATTTGGAAGCTTGGCAGCCCTAGGAGAGGAGCAAATGGAGGAAATTGCATGGGGGCTGAAGAAAAGCAACTTCTTTTTCTTGTGGGTGGTGAGGGAACCTGAATTCGCAAAACTTCCGAGAAATTTCCCTGAGGAAACATTTGAGAAGGGTTTGGTTGTGAGTTGGAGTCCTCAGCTTGAAGTTCTTGCTCATAAATCAGTGGGTTGTTTCTTGACTCATTGTGGGTGGAACTCCACGCTGGAGGCACTGAGCTTGGGGGTGCCGATGGTGGCAATGCCGCAGTGGACGGATCAAACAACCAATGCCAAGTTTGTTGAAGATGTGTGGCAGGTGGGGGTTAGAGTAAGAGCTAATGAGAAAAGGATTGTGACCAGAGAAGAAATTGAGATTTGTATAAAGGAAGTCATGGAAGGAGAAAgatcaaataatataagaagGAACACTGAGAAGTGGAAAAAATTGGCCAAGGAGGCAATAGATGAAGGTGGAAGCTCTGATAAGAACTTAGAGGAATTTGTCACACAGCTTCTATCCGGTTGA